One Labeo rohita strain BAU-BD-2019 chromosome 12, IGBB_LRoh.1.0, whole genome shotgun sequence genomic region harbors:
- the mki67 gene encoding proliferation marker protein Ki-67, with product MPLLGKIVVIKRNGGDGTEFPLTTSCLFGRKLDCDIRIQLPQVSKEHCKIELNENKELILTNLSSVNPTRINGEVLNQSERLKHGDLITIIDRSFRFEYPPQKTPKKGLSTPGKDKAVQALQEQQEKGTPVSLDKRKSDHSFDTCLKDGSNLPPSVEQTVETEPEDGKPKKDSMSPFCELYQMVKQDLVAKTPKKSELPKTPLARPQVGHENVPTSDVKSTPKQVTTPSTKKRRSSQSNSDDTTGPATPKQSLNTNVEEKLTEDVPSAVSATPSLTQKSVTPVSQKKRTPSKTPQKFSAGEVVQQILLEPQSEEKTPKSPKGRRSGALDQSLAQQMPSVQPQTPGSKDNNAEVKMSPRTSPRANAGKRFQVQDVPPEITATKSASKKKVDTSVNEQCDGNESQNEVAFLKAKKKRVSFGGQLSPELFDKRLPPNSPLRRGATPRRSLGPSQKPQSLLRRASTIGLLALRLEETVSEAQKSSPRKASPKRAASPAKTPSPAKRTPSAKAKTPSPAKKSPSPRATTPSPAKRSPSTKAKTPSPKPQKSPSALTKAPTPSSTRATPRTPASAKRASTSAIEAVGDVSLTATPRVQGRFSISRISTPSPVQDQEDKPEPQSTDVPQNCVTPKIPLRRKSMKSSARKTPKSAMKSALDVIRSRRSGASRANLKVLTSWADIVKFGQSKPQTEVTTKKKPTKNIVMKRTAVPKPKTPAKRLKDIVSTGHAASPVTIVVGKAHMRTNQSVGAAPKIVQNIALFKKDMKMDEDLTGVAEIFKTPANTRSKNRVPVTNECPEIPLDEASVMKTPEESGEMIVSPLSVVSTAKCGRYNDEAVTRLLLDNQDGSLLEDNDIVPDVETTSDVQTEEEEAAPETVVKTPKQKAAPSLCLTGVKRLMKTPKQKAEPIEDLRGKLLKTPKEYKPPQEESLEGVKELLKTPKYRGTPVEDMVGVKRVMQTPKEKNNPVLCAAGLQRLMRTPKEKVEQHEDLTGVKELMKTPKIKGDVVENKLGLKRLVKTPKQKKKQVEEDLTGVQHLMKTPKHRGEPVEDQMGVKRLMQTPKEKVEPVEDLSGVKQLMQTPKQKEPVTSQFGTSELMKTPHLKEATGLKELEPENSSLLTTESSVTEPTEIQEPMESGSAFMPAEGLDVECDKENVCPVETVETEVVKSVDLQCTAEAVESIQSPEIVSVETIDVCSSGADEKTQEQSEEPVCVADNTTATVEATPASSTTEQEELIKSSPANKIQRGTRGRAAQKSKNAKEVAKAPAVLSLIEEENMSSPLPASPTRGRRGKKPLEIPEITASPLRKLARGRIPKNSVVEEEVKSTEAPQVPVESMNTEIPDCLPIVTKTRKGRKAKQDDDDDVAIVPTDAANEEQVQAPVVKPSRRKKMDKTESQPSEEPEVVCEETAVVPEDVKLQTSLGTETVSATRARRGRLAKKENLKTEPTPALENEITSTPAVVVAEKPPSPVAKSGRGRKGRKETVKDQPVNEDVMDVPKTVAEANVDHKEEPETPVVKSGRGRKAKQQKPQMPEEVVDQPAVDVSAHLPVTEEHTETVVKSVRGNRKTKQSKVTDSVEVEENIVSLVEKAETPVVKSGRKRAVIAKETEVVPDVSVKRGRRAVADPAPPVAVVNSRARKAVAKAESEVTEDVALSEEPVKPVKQTRRTAKAPESKKEENAMTQAGSENTPVVTLEKVERGSRGKKQKDSTKDVPVNESASAEEASETKSSKTVNWNPDLVVCKDIEESETSTDVKEPQPKKSKRLGKSPAETTSTESNPPADVPPRGRRGRGAKKEEPPVEESQEEAAQMKAKPVRRGKVVAPSAPKSEPTDSKTSTPLKRKRNEVTEVTDESVNKEPLPKRRGRVANSAEVAAEVSSKEKTPEVEPEKAEPTPKKTGNRAARGQKRTAQEPDPAPAKAQESVSGTTTRKGRSVKKVEEVVPTEAAPVRRTRRK from the exons ATGCCTTTGCTTGGGAAGATAGTAGTGATCAAGAGAAATGGAGGAGATGGCACTGAATTCCCCCTCACGACGTCTTGTCTGTTCGGAAG GAAGCTGGACTGTGATATTCGGATTCAGCTGCCACAGGTGTCTAAAGAGCATTGTAAAATTGAGCTGAATGAGAACAAGGag CTCATTTTGACCAATTTGAGCTCTGTGAACCCCACACGTATAAACGGAGAAGTTCTTAATCAATCAGAACGTTTAAAGCATGGTGATCTCATCACAATCATTGATCGTTCTTTCAG GTTTGAGTACCCACCTCAGAAGACACCGAAGAAGGGGCTGTCCACACCAGGAAAAGACAAAGCAGTTCAG GCTTTGCAAGAACAGCAGGAAAAAGGCACACCTGTTTCTCTAGACAAGAGGAAGTCAGATCATTCGTTTG ACACTTGTTTGAAAGATGGGTCCAATTTGCCACCATCTGTGGAACAAACAGTTGAGACTGAACCAGAAGATGGCAAACCTAAAAAGGACAGTATGTCACCTTTTTGTGAGCTCTACCAAATGGTCAAACAGGACCTTGTTGCAAAAACACCAAAGAAGTCTGAGCTACCGAAAACGCCCCTTGCAAGACCTCAGGTTGGTCACGAGAATGTCCCCACTTCAGATGTTAAAAGTACTCCTAAACAGGTCACAACCCCATCTACCAAGAAGCGAAGATCCTCGCAATCCAATTCTGATGATACAACTGGACCAGCTACACCTAAGCAGTCTTTGAATACAAATGTGGAAGAAAAACTCACTGAAGATGTGCCATCTGCAGTGTCTGCCACCCCCTCACTGACACAGAAGAGTGTAACTCCTGTCTCCCAGAAGAAGAGAACACCCTCGAAAACACCTCAGAAGTTCAGTGCTGGTGAGGTAGTCCAGCAGATTCTCTTAGAGCCACAGTCTGAAGAGAAAACTCCTAAATCCCCAAAAGGAAGGAGAAGTGGTGCCTTGGATCAAAGCCTTGCTCAGCAAATGCCTTCAGTCCAGCCTCAGACTCCAGGCTCGAAGGATAATAACGCCGAAGTGAAAATGTCACCAAGAACATCCCCAAGAGCAAATGCTGGCAAAAGGTTTCAAGTCCAAGACGTTCCGCCTGAAATTACGGCTACAAAATCAGCTTCTAAGAAGAAAG TTGACACTTCAGTTAATGAGCAATGTGATGGAAATGAATCACAAAATGAAGTAGCCTTtttaaaagcaaagaaaaagcGAGTGTCCTTTGGTGGTCAGTTGAGCCCGGAGCTGTTTGACAAACGCTTGCCCCCCAATTCCCCCCTTCGCCGTGGAGCAACCCCTCGACGCAGTTTGGGTCCTTCTCAAAAACCCCAGTCTCTCCTACGACGAGCATCCACCATTGGTCTTTTG gCTCTTCGACTTGAAGAAACTGTTTCAGAGGCTCAAAAAAGTTCTCCAAGGAAAGCTTCACCCAAACGGGCAGCATCACCAGCAAAGACTCCATCACCTGCCAAAAGGACACCAAGTGCGAAGGCTAAAACACCATCACCTGCCAAAAAATCACCAAGCCCCAGGGCTACAACACCATCACCTGCTAAAAGGTCACCGAGCACCAAGGCTAAAACTCCATCACCGAAACCTCAGAAGTCACCATCTGCTTTAACCAAGGCACCAACACCATCATCTACTCGTGCAACACCCAGAACGCCTGCATCTGCTAAGAGAGCCTCAACTTCAGCAATTGAGGCTGTCGGTGATGTGTCTTTAACTGCAACACCTAGGGTGCAGGGGCGGTTTTCCATCTCTCGTATCAGTACTCCATCACCTGTCCAGGACCAGGAGGACAAGCCTGAACCACAGTCAACAGACGTGCCCCAAAACTGCGTAACACCAAAGATACCCTTAAGGAGGAAGAGCATGAAGTCTTCTGCAAGAAAAACACCCAAGAGTGCAATGAAAAGCGCACTTGATGTCATACGTTCAAGACGCAGTGGAGCATCACGTGCTAATCTAAAAG tgCTGACCTCTTGGGCTGATATTGTGAAGTTTGGTCAGAGCAAACCTCAAACGGAAGTTACAACTAAGAAAAAACCTACAAAGAACATTGTAATGAAGAGAACTGCAGTGCCAAAACCCAAG ACACCTGCAAAGAGGCTGAAAGATATTGTCAGCACTGGCCATGCAGCATCTCCGGTCACCATTGTTGTTGGCAAAGCCCATATGAGGACTAACCAGTCTGTTGGTGCTGCACCTAAAATAGTGCAGAACATAGCACTATTCAAGAAGGACATGAAAATGGACGAGGACTTGACAG GTGTTGCAGAGATTTTCAAAACTCCAGCCAACACCAGGTCTAAGAATAGAGTTCCTGTGACTAACGAATGTCCAGAGATTCCTCTGGATGAGGCTTCAGTGATGAAAACACCAGAAGAGTCAG GTGAAATGATTGTGTCGCCATTAAGTGTGGTCTCTACTGCCAAATGTGGCCGCTACAATGATGAAGCAGTAACACGACTACTTCTGGACAACCAGGATGGTAGTTTGTTAGAAGACAATGACATTGTTCCAGATGTAGAGACAACCTCTGATGTCCAAACAGAAGAAGAGGAAGCTGCACCTGAAACAGTAGTCAAAACCCCAAAACAGAAAGCTGCACCATCCTTGTGCCTCACTGGAGTCAAACGACTCATGAAGACACCCAAACAGAAGGCCGAACCAATCGAGGACCTAAGAGGAAAGCTGCTCAAGACCCCCAAGGAGTATAAACCACCCCAGGAGGAAAGTCTAGAAGGCGTTAAGGAACTCCTAAAGACTCCCAAATACAGGGGAACCCCAGTAGAAGACATGGTTGGAGTGAAAAGAGTGATGCAGACCCCAAAAGAGAAGAACAATCCTGTACTCTGTGCAGCTGGTCTTCAGAGGCTTATGAGAACACCCAAAGAAAAGGTTGAGCAACATGAAGACCTCACTGGTGTGAAGGAACTGATGAAAACCCCAAAAATAAAGGGAGACGTGGTGGAGAACAAATTAGGGCTGAAAAGATTGGTGAAGACGCctaaacagaagaaaaaacaagttGAGGAGGACCTAACTGGTGTTCAACATCTGATGAAGACCCCTAAACACAGAGGAGAACCGGTTGAAGATCAAATGGGTGTAAAAAGGCTGATGCAGACTCCCAAAGAGAAAGTTGAACCTGTAGAAGACTTATCTGGTGTGAAGCAGTTAATGCAGACTCCCAAGCAAAAAGAACCTGTCACCAGTCAGTTTGGAACCAGTGAACTGATGAAGACCCCTCATTTAAAAGAAGCAACTGGCCTTAAAGAACTTGAACCAGAGAACAGCTCTTTACTGACAACAGAAAGTAGTGTGACTGAGCCTACTGAG ataCAAGAACCCATGGAAAGTGGCTCAGCTTTCATGCCAGCTGAAG GTTTGGATGTGGAATGTGACAAAGAAAATGTCTGCCCAGTTGAAACCGTGGAGACTGAAGTTGTAAAATCAGTGGATCTCCAGTGCACAGCTGAAGCAGTTGAATCTATTCAGAGTCCAGAGATTGTTTCAGTTGAAACTATTGATGTCTGTTCTTCTGGGGCAGATGAGAAAACCCAGGAGCAGTCTGAAGAACCTGTATGTGTAGCTGATAATACCACTGCAACAGTTGAAGCTACCCCAGCTTCATCCACAACTGAGCAAGAGGAGCTAATTAAGTCTTCACCTGCTAACAAAATTCAACGTGGCACTCGAGGAAGAGCAGCACAAAAGTCTAAAAATGCTAAAGAAGTGGCCAAAGCACCTGCTGTATTGTCATTAATTGAAGAGGAGAATATGAGTAGTCCACTTCCTGCTAGCCCTACCAGGGGAAGGCGAGGTAAAAAACCTCTTGAAATTCCAGAAATCACTGCCAGCCCACTCAGAAAATTAGCTCGTGGTAGAATTCCCAAGAACAGCGTTGTGGAAGAAGAGGTAAAGAGTACCGAGGCTCCCCAAGTGCCCGTAGAGTCCATGAATACTGAGATACCAGACTGCCTGCCTATTGTCACCAAAACCAGAAAAGGAAGAAAAGCTAAacaagatgatgatgatgatgttgcaATTGTGCCCACTGATGCTGCAAATGAAGAGCAGGTTCAAGCCCCTGTTGTGAAACCAAGCAGGAGAAAGAAGATGGATAAAACCGAAAGCCAACCTTCAGAAGAGCCTGAAGTTGTTTGCGAGGAAACTGCTGTTGTACCAGAGGATGTCAAGTTGCAGACTTCACTGGGTACTGAGACCGTCTCTGCAACTAGAGCGAGGAGAGGAAGACTAGCAAAGAAGGAAAACCTGAAAACCGAGCCAACCCCTGCTTTGGAAAATGAAATTACAAGCACTCCTGCTGTTGTAGTGGCTGAGAAGCCACCGTCACCTGTAGCAAAGTCAGGGCGAGGAAGGAAAGGCAGAAAAGAAACTGTCAAAGACCAACCCGTGAATGAAGATGTCATGGATGTTCCCAAAACAGTGGCTGAGGCAAATGTTGACCATAAGGAGGAGCCTGAAACACCTGTGGTCAAGTCTGGCAGAGGACGAAAGGCTAAACAGCAGAAACCACAAATGCCTGAAGAGGTTGTTGACCAACCTGCTGTAGATGTCAGCGCACATTTACCTGTGACGGAAGAACACACTGAAACAGTGGTGAAATCTGTGAGAGGGAATAGGAAGACAAAGCAGTCAAAGGTGACCGATTCAGTTGAGGTTGAGGAGAACATTGTCAGCCTGGTGGAGAAAGCAGAGACCCCTGTTGTAAAATCTGGTCGCAAAAGGGCTGTTATTGCAAAGGAAACTGAAGTGGTGCCAGATGTTTCTGTCAAAAGAGGTCGCCGTGCTGTGGCAGACCCTGCACCACCAGTTGCTGTGGTGAACAGCCGTGCACGTAAAGCAGTTGCAAAAGCTGAGTCTGAGGTTACCGAGGATGTCGCTTTATCAGAAGAGCCAGTTAAGCCTGTTAAACAAACCAGGAGAACGGCAAAAGCACCTGAATCTAAGAAAGAAGAAAATGCCATGACACAGGCAGGTTCTGAAAATACACCAGTTGTTACACTGGAGAAAGTGGAAAGAGGAAGTCGTGGGAAAAAACAGAAGGATTCAACTAAGGATGTCCCAGTCAATGAGTCCGCTTCAGCTGAGGAAGCTAGTGAAACTAAATCCTCAAAAACGGTTAACTGGAACCCAGATTTGGTTGTCTGTAAAGACATTGAAGAATCCGAAACTTCTACAGATGTAAAAGAACCACAGCCAAAGAAATCCAAAAGGTTAGGCAAATCGCCAGCTGAGACGACCTCCACAGAATCAAATCCACCAGCTGATGTTCCACCCAGAGGCCGCAGAGGGAGAGGAGCTAAAAAAGAAGAACCTCCAGTCGAAGAGTCTCAAGAAGAAGCAGCTCAGATGAAAGCCAAGCCTGTGAGAAGAGGAAAGGTAGTGGCTCCCTCTGCACCCAAATCAGAGCCCACTGATAGCAAGACATCAACCCCTCTCAAAAGGAAAAGAAATGAGGTGACTGAGGTAACGGATGAGTCGGTAAACAAGGAACCTTTGCCAAAAAGAAGAGGCAGAGTAGCCAACAGCGCTGAAGTTGCAGCAGAGGTCTCCAGCAAAGAAAAAACGCCTGAAGTTGAACCAGAAAAGGCTGAGCCTACTCCCAAGAAAACTGGTAATCGAGCTGCAAGAGGACAGAAAAGGACAGCCCAGGAACCAGATCCAGCACCTGCTAAGGCTCAAGAGTCTGTTTCAG GAACCACCACTCGAAAAGGAAGGAGTGTGAAGAAAGTAGAGGAAGTAGTCCCTACAGAGGCAGCTCCTGTCAGGCGCACCAGGAGGAAGTAA